A section of the Chryseobacterium ginsenosidimutans genome encodes:
- a CDS encoding thioredoxin family protein yields MKKLSLLAFLGLSFFAFSQELKDKPGDRDADKTLLVKADHAELDAKKKAAEEKAKLPKPYDPKADAEKDIQNLIAKAKKEKKNIMIQAGGNWCIWCLRFNQYVQTTPELKNVVDKNYIYYHLNYSPENKNEKTFAKYGNPGDKFGYPVFIVLDKDGKMIHVQQSDVLEEGKGYSLEKVKEFFNQWAPKKS; encoded by the coding sequence ATGAAAAAATTATCGTTACTAGCATTTTTGGGATTAAGTTTTTTTGCATTTTCTCAGGAATTAAAGGATAAACCGGGAGATAGAGATGCAGATAAGACACTATTGGTAAAAGCTGACCATGCAGAGCTTGACGCAAAGAAAAAAGCTGCTGAAGAAAAAGCAAAGCTGCCCAAACCTTATGATCCGAAAGCGGATGCAGAAAAAGATATTCAAAATCTGATTGCAAAAGCTAAAAAGGAAAAGAAAAATATTATGATTCAGGCAGGGGGGAACTGGTGTATCTGGTGTTTAAGATTTAATCAATATGTACAAACGACTCCTGAGCTGAAGAATGTTGTAGATAAAAATTATATTTATTATCATTTAAATTATTCTCCGGAGAATAAAAATGAGAAAACATTCGCCAAATATGGAAATCCTGGAGATAAATTCGGTTACCCCGTTTTTATTGTATTGGATAAAGATGGAAAAATGATCCATGTACAGCAAAGTGATGTATTGGAAGAGGGTAAAGGATACAGTCTTGAAAAAGTGAAAGAGTTCTTCAATCAATGGGCTCCTAAAAAATCATAA
- a CDS encoding glucose-1-phosphate adenylyltransferase gives MNRNVISIVLGGGRGTRLFPLTYSRSKPAVPIAGKYRLVDIPISNCLNSGLNKILVLTQFNSASLNSHIKNSYHFDIFSKGFVDILAAEQNVENESWYQGTADAVRQSMKHLEKYDYDYILILSGDQLYQMDFREMLNFHIEKGGDVTIATIPVNAKDATGFGILSSDDEGNITSFVEKPGYDVLDNLKSEVSEENKEAGKEYLASMGIYIFTKSILKKMFDDGAGDDFGKDIIPNSIGKYTTLSYQYEGYWTDIGTIESFYEANLDLCQDFPQFNLFSSSPIYTRARMLPPSKINGSYVSKAVFGDGCIIMADKIENSVIGNRTRIDKGSTIVNSYVMGADFYQNTKEIVINDTKGLPNMGIGKYCYIEKAILDKNCYVGDNVRIIGGKHLKDGDYGTHSVQDGIVVIKKGAVLLPGTHIG, from the coding sequence ATGAATCGCAACGTTATTTCCATTGTTTTGGGAGGAGGTAGAGGTACGAGGCTTTTTCCTCTTACCTATTCAAGATCAAAACCGGCTGTGCCTATTGCAGGAAAATACAGACTGGTAGATATCCCTATTTCGAACTGTTTAAATTCGGGATTAAACAAAATTCTTGTTTTAACACAGTTTAATTCAGCTTCTTTAAATTCACATATCAAAAACTCTTATCATTTTGATATTTTCAGTAAAGGTTTTGTTGATATTTTGGCTGCAGAGCAGAATGTTGAGAATGAAAGCTGGTATCAGGGAACGGCAGATGCGGTTCGTCAGTCGATGAAGCACCTGGAAAAGTATGATTATGATTATATTTTAATTCTTTCGGGAGATCAACTGTATCAAATGGATTTCAGAGAAATGTTGAATTTCCATATTGAAAAAGGTGGTGATGTAACAATTGCAACAATCCCTGTTAATGCTAAAGATGCGACAGGTTTCGGGATTTTAAGTTCCGATGATGAAGGGAATATCACTTCATTTGTTGAAAAACCCGGATATGATGTGTTAGATAATTTAAAATCTGAAGTTTCCGAAGAAAATAAGGAAGCAGGAAAAGAGTATCTGGCTTCAATGGGGATTTATATTTTTACAAAAAGTATTCTTAAAAAAATGTTCGATGATGGAGCAGGAGATGATTTCGGAAAAGATATCATTCCTAATTCTATCGGAAAATATACGACATTAAGTTATCAATATGAAGGATACTGGACAGACATCGGAACTATTGAATCTTTCTACGAAGCCAACTTGGATCTTTGTCAGGATTTCCCTCAATTCAATCTTTTCTCGTCTTCACCGATCTATACAAGAGCGAGAATGCTTCCACCTTCAAAGATTAATGGCTCTTATGTAAGCAAAGCTGTTTTCGGCGACGGATGTATTATTATGGCTGATAAAATTGAAAATTCTGTCATAGGAAACAGAACAAGAATTGATAAAGGAAGTACGATCGTTAATTCTTATGTAATGGGTGCAGATTTCTATCAAAATACTAAGGAAATTGTAATAAACGACACTAAAGGACTTCCAAATATGGGAATTGGAAAGTATTGCTATATAGAAAAAGCAATCTTGGATAAGAACTGCTATGTAGGAGATAATGTAAGAATCATAGGAGGAAAACATTTGAAAGATGGAGATTACGGAACACATTCTGTTCAGGACGGGATCGTTGTTATTAAAAAAGGAGCGGTTTTGTTGCCGGGAACTCACATAGGATAA
- a CDS encoding 2-oxoglutarate dehydrogenase E1 component has product MDRFSFLNAAHSQLIEDLYQQYLKFPDSLEPSWKAFFQGFDFALENYGDDDNIQYIQVPAASAPVVQQATQAASNGEVPEHIKKEFKVVNLIEAYRTRGHLFTKTNPVRERRHYTPTLDIENFGLDKSDLNTKFNCAVETGMKGPATLQELITHLENIYCDSIGVEYMHINNVEEKDFIKQWLQVNENHPNLSANEKTEILLKLNQAVAFENYLHTKFVGQKRFSLEGGETLIPALDQLISRSSQLGVDEVVLGMAHRGRLNVLTNIFGKSYKQIFSEFEGKEFEEDVFSGDVKYHLGSSKKIKTASGEEVAINLTPNPSHLETVAALVEGICRAKVDDKYKDYSKILPIIIHGDGAIAGQGIAYEVAQMMTLEGYRTGGTVHIVVNNQVSFTTNYMDARSSTYCTDVAKVTESPVMHVNADDAEAVVHAIHFAADFRAKFGKDVYIDLLGYRKYGHNEGDEPRFTQPNLYKTISKHPNPREIYKDQLLKDSVVSNDLIAKMEADFKALLDKDFDASKEIEKNVMDLFMAEDWTNYPIGKRGAVQLSVDTKYDLEKLKELAIKMSTLPADKKFLNKITRLFENRIKAIEGNSLDWALGEWLAYATLLVEGHNVRISGEDVERGTFSHRHAVVKTEDTEEEYVPLKHVSESRFDIFNSHLSEYGVLGFDYGYAMASPNTLTVWEAQFGDFVNGAQIIVDQYLAAAEEKWKIQDGLVMLLPHGSEGQGAEHSSARLERFLTLCANENMVVANITSPANYFHLLRRQLKWAFRKPLIVMSPKSLLRHPKVVSPLEDFSNKGFQPILDDPAADPKKVEKLVLCSGKLYFELLAKKEELNAENIALVRFEQLYPLQTDAIEAIFEKYSNRKEIVWAQEEPENMGAWSYILRNFRDTGIQVISPVPSGAPAPGSHKMFEKNQNAVINRVFDRNDAPVKRPVTA; this is encoded by the coding sequence ATGGACAGATTTTCATTCCTAAACGCAGCTCATTCTCAGTTAATTGAGGATTTATACCAACAATACTTAAAATTCCCGGACTCTTTAGAACCATCATGGAAAGCCTTTTTTCAAGGTTTCGATTTTGCCTTGGAAAACTATGGTGATGATGATAATATCCAATATATTCAGGTTCCGGCAGCTTCTGCTCCGGTAGTGCAGCAAGCAACTCAGGCAGCATCAAATGGTGAAGTGCCAGAGCATATCAAAAAAGAATTCAAAGTTGTAAACCTTATTGAGGCTTACAGGACTAGAGGACACTTGTTTACGAAGACAAACCCTGTAAGAGAAAGGAGACACTATACTCCGACTTTAGATATCGAAAATTTCGGTCTAGATAAGTCAGATTTAAATACAAAATTCAATTGTGCAGTTGAAACAGGAATGAAAGGTCCTGCAACTTTACAGGAATTGATCACGCACTTAGAAAACATTTACTGTGATTCTATTGGTGTAGAGTATATGCACATCAACAATGTTGAAGAAAAAGACTTCATCAAACAGTGGTTACAGGTTAACGAAAACCATCCAAACCTTTCTGCAAATGAAAAAACCGAGATTTTATTAAAATTAAATCAGGCTGTTGCATTTGAAAATTATCTGCATACAAAATTTGTAGGTCAGAAAAGATTCTCATTGGAAGGTGGTGAAACTTTGATTCCTGCTTTGGATCAGTTGATTTCGAGATCTTCTCAGTTAGGCGTGGATGAAGTGGTTTTAGGAATGGCTCACAGAGGGAGACTGAATGTATTAACCAATATTTTCGGTAAATCTTACAAGCAGATTTTCTCAGAATTTGAAGGGAAAGAATTTGAAGAGGATGTGTTCTCTGGTGATGTAAAATATCACTTAGGTTCTTCTAAAAAAATAAAAACAGCTTCGGGAGAAGAAGTTGCGATTAATTTAACTCCAAACCCGTCTCACCTTGAAACAGTTGCTGCCTTAGTAGAAGGAATTTGTCGTGCAAAAGTTGACGATAAATATAAAGATTATTCTAAAATTTTACCAATCATTATTCATGGTGACGGTGCGATTGCCGGACAGGGTATTGCTTACGAAGTTGCTCAGATGATGACTTTGGAAGGGTATAGAACCGGAGGTACTGTTCATATTGTTGTAAATAACCAGGTTTCGTTTACAACAAACTATATGGATGCTAGATCTTCTACCTATTGTACAGATGTTGCGAAGGTTACAGAATCTCCTGTAATGCACGTAAATGCAGATGATGCAGAAGCGGTAGTTCATGCGATTCACTTTGCGGCTGATTTCAGAGCGAAGTTTGGTAAAGACGTTTATATTGATTTATTAGGATACAGAAAATATGGTCACAACGAAGGTGATGAACCAAGATTTACACAGCCTAATTTATATAAAACGATTTCTAAGCACCCGAATCCTAGAGAAATCTATAAGGATCAGTTGTTGAAAGATAGTGTAGTTTCAAATGATCTGATTGCTAAAATGGAAGCTGATTTCAAAGCACTTTTAGATAAAGATTTTGATGCTTCTAAAGAGATTGAGAAAAACGTAATGGACTTGTTCATGGCGGAAGACTGGACAAATTATCCGATCGGAAAAAGAGGTGCAGTTCAGTTATCTGTTGATACAAAATATGACTTAGAAAAGCTGAAAGAGCTGGCAATTAAAATGTCAACACTTCCTGCTGATAAAAAGTTCCTAAATAAAATTACAAGGCTTTTTGAAAACAGAATCAAAGCTATCGAAGGAAACTCTTTAGATTGGGCTCTTGGAGAATGGCTTGCTTATGCTACTCTTCTTGTGGAAGGTCACAATGTGAGAATTTCCGGTGAAGATGTAGAAAGAGGAACGTTCTCTCACAGACACGCAGTTGTAAAAACTGAGGATACTGAAGAAGAATATGTTCCGTTGAAGCACGTTTCCGAAAGCAGATTTGATATATTCAATTCTCATCTTTCCGAATATGGAGTTTTAGGTTTTGATTATGGTTATGCTATGGCTTCTCCTAATACTTTAACAGTTTGGGAAGCTCAGTTTGGTGATTTTGTAAATGGTGCTCAGATTATTGTTGACCAATATTTAGCTGCCGCAGAAGAAAAATGGAAAATTCAGGACGGTTTGGTAATGTTGTTGCCTCACGGTTCTGAAGGACAAGGTGCAGAACACTCTTCAGCAAGATTGGAAAGATTCTTAACGCTTTGTGCAAACGAAAATATGGTTGTAGCGAATATTACTTCTCCTGCAAACTATTTCCACTTGTTAAGAAGACAATTAAAATGGGCGTTCAGAAAACCGTTAATTGTCATGAGTCCAAAATCATTGTTAAGACATCCGAAAGTGGTTTCTCCGCTTGAAGATTTCTCAAACAAAGGATTCCAGCCAATTTTAGACGATCCTGCTGCAGATCCTAAAAAAGTTGAAAAATTAGTTCTTTGTTCAGGTAAATTGTACTTCGAATTATTAGCTAAAAAAGAAGAATTAAATGCTGAAAACATTGCATTGGTAAGATTTGAACAGTTGTATCCTCTTCAGACAGATGCAATTGAAGCAATCTTCGAAAAATATTCAAACAGAAAAGAAATTGTTTGGGCTCAGGAAGAACCAGAAAATATGGGCGCTTGGTCTTATATCTTAAGAAACTTCAGAGATACAGGCATTCAGGTAATTTCTCCGGTTCCAAGTGGTGCTCCGGCTCCGGGAAGTCACAAAATGTTTGAGAAAAACCAAAATGCAGTGATCAACAGAGTATTCGACAGAAATGATGCTCCTGTAAAAAGACCTGTTACAGCTTAG
- a CDS encoding glycosyltransferase family 2 protein: MTEETKNIAVVILNWNGKNWLQKFLPSVISFSGIAEIYVIDNQSTDNSLEFLKNEFPTVKIVINDKNYGFAGGYNEGLKEIKTEYYCLLNSDVEVTENWIEPVLHLFQKDSSISAIQPKILSFNNKNYFEFAGAAGGLIDNLGYPYCRGRIFDDLEEDKGQYDDETEIFWASGCCLFIRSKDFWEQSGFDERFFAHQEEIDLCWRLINSGKKIFYTGKSKVYHVGGGTLNKQSTQKTYLNIRNNLSMMLKNLPFPKLIGLIFFRVCLDGIAGIYFGLKQGFPHLWAVVRAHFGFYSQAAGTWKLRQKYQKAQFYQSKWLIFKHFLGGK; the protein is encoded by the coding sequence ATGACAGAGGAAACTAAAAATATTGCAGTTGTAATTTTAAACTGGAACGGTAAAAACTGGCTTCAGAAATTCCTTCCGAGTGTAATCAGTTTCTCTGGAATTGCTGAAATATATGTAATTGATAATCAATCTACAGATAATTCCCTTGAATTTCTGAAAAATGAATTTCCTACCGTAAAAATCGTTATTAATGATAAAAATTATGGTTTTGCAGGAGGTTACAATGAAGGTTTAAAAGAAATCAAAACTGAATATTACTGCCTTCTCAATTCTGATGTAGAGGTTACAGAAAACTGGATTGAACCTGTTTTACATTTATTTCAAAAAGATTCTTCGATTTCTGCCATTCAGCCTAAAATATTATCTTTTAACAATAAAAATTATTTTGAATTTGCCGGAGCCGCAGGTGGATTGATTGATAATCTGGGTTATCCTTATTGCAGGGGAAGAATTTTTGATGATCTGGAAGAAGATAAAGGGCAATATGATGATGAAACCGAGATTTTCTGGGCTTCAGGATGCTGTTTATTTATCCGATCAAAAGATTTTTGGGAGCAGAGCGGCTTTGATGAAAGATTTTTTGCACATCAGGAAGAAATCGACCTTTGTTGGAGGTTAATCAATTCCGGAAAGAAGATTTTTTATACTGGAAAATCTAAAGTTTATCACGTGGGAGGAGGAACTTTAAATAAGCAAAGCACTCAAAAAACATACTTAAATATCAGAAATAATCTTTCTATGATGCTGAAAAATTTACCTTTTCCAAAACTTATAGGGTTGATTTTTTTCAGAGTTTGTCTGGATGGAATTGCCGGAATTTATTTCGGTTTAAAGCAAGGTTTTCCGCATCTTTGGGCAGTTGTGAGAGCTCATTTTGGATTTTATAGTCAGGCTGCAGGAACTTGGAAACTTAGACAAAAATATCAGAAAGCTCAATTTTATCAATCGAAATGGTTGATTTTTAAACATTTTTTAGGCGGAAAATAA
- a CDS encoding lysophospholipid acyltransferase family protein → MNFLIKILYLISKLPLKILYIFSDIIFFLNYYLVGYRKNVITKNLKNSFPEKSDEEIKEIRKKFYHNFSDYLAETVKSFSISQLESRVRMQHVNQHLFHEAKAEGKNIILMAGHVFNWEWMNALATITPQKNSHPVYRKVNSNFWEDQMKKVRNKFGNEALEANEVILNIFRNSNDGESIYMFVADQTPHVSHVNYGLQFLNQKTPAFIGYDKLATRMDLIFIYCEMKKVKRGFYQVNYHRIYPDGEKFVKNEVVRKFHRLLENTIHKNPDNYLWSHRKWKYQDSIKTYDGE, encoded by the coding sequence ATGAATTTCCTGATCAAAATACTATACTTAATTTCTAAGCTTCCTCTGAAAATTTTATATATTTTTTCGGATATTATATTCTTTTTGAATTATTACCTTGTAGGTTACAGAAAAAATGTAATCACAAAGAATCTAAAAAATTCTTTTCCTGAAAAATCTGACGAAGAAATCAAAGAAATCAGAAAAAAGTTTTACCACAATTTCTCAGATTATTTGGCTGAGACCGTAAAATCATTCAGTATTTCTCAGCTGGAATCCCGTGTCAGAATGCAACATGTCAATCAGCATTTATTTCACGAAGCTAAGGCTGAAGGTAAAAATATCATTTTAATGGCCGGCCATGTCTTCAATTGGGAATGGATGAATGCTTTGGCAACAATAACTCCTCAAAAAAACTCTCATCCCGTTTACAGAAAGGTAAATAGTAATTTTTGGGAAGATCAGATGAAGAAAGTCCGTAATAAATTCGGAAATGAAGCACTAGAAGCCAATGAAGTTATTTTAAATATTTTCAGAAACAGCAACGACGGTGAATCAATCTATATGTTTGTGGCCGATCAGACTCCGCATGTTTCTCATGTGAACTACGGATTACAATTTCTTAATCAGAAAACACCCGCTTTTATAGGCTATGATAAACTTGCCACACGAATGGATCTTATTTTCATTTACTGTGAAATGAAGAAGGTAAAAAGAGGCTTTTATCAGGTAAATTATCATCGGATCTATCCCGATGGAGAAAAGTTTGTGAAGAATGAAGTGGTAAGAAAATTTCATCGATTGCTTGAAAATACAATTCATAAAAACCCTGATAATTATCTTTGGTCACATAGAAAGTGGAAATATCAGGATTCTATTAAAACTTACGACGGAGAATAA
- a CDS encoding 3'-5' exonuclease, with protein MDFYALDFETATHEKNSACELGICIVQDSKIIETKTWLIKPPSFPYFSKYNVDVHGILPNDVRNAPTFDEIWYEVEKMMYGTLMIAHNASFDAGVLRGCLDYYGMFTPKLDYLCSIQLAKKSWNYLPKYGLKHLAEYHQIKFNHHRAGDDAEVCAKISLLAFEKLFLTSNEEVSDYMKLKIKKL; from the coding sequence ATGGATTTTTATGCATTAGATTTTGAAACCGCAACTCATGAGAAAAATTCTGCATGTGAGCTGGGAATTTGTATTGTACAGGATTCTAAAATCATAGAAACTAAAACATGGCTTATAAAGCCTCCTAGCTTTCCTTATTTCAGTAAATATAATGTTGATGTTCATGGAATTCTTCCTAATGACGTCAGAAATGCTCCTACTTTTGATGAAATATGGTATGAAGTTGAAAAAATGATGTACGGAACATTAATGATTGCTCATAACGCAAGTTTTGATGCCGGAGTTTTAAGAGGCTGTCTAGATTATTATGGAATGTTTACTCCGAAATTAGATTATTTATGCAGTATTCAGTTAGCAAAAAAGTCATGGAATTATCTGCCTAAATACGGATTAAAGCATTTGGCCGAATATCATCAGATTAAGTTTAACCATCACAGAGCGGGTGATGATGCAGAAGTCTGTGCAAAGATTTCTTTGTTGGCATTTGAAAAACTATTCCTTACAAGTAATGAAGAGGTTTCAGATTATATGAAGCTAAAAATTAAAAAACTGTAA
- the rplI gene encoding 50S ribosomal protein L9 produces the protein MDIILKKDVENLGLEFDTVSVKPGYARNFLLPQGIALLATPKNKAALEATLEARKEEEAKLIATANAVVDQLKKTSITIPAKVGSGDKLFGSINNADLSAALAKTGVSVDKKYIKIPGNTIKRTGKVTANIRLHRNVEYNFEFDIVSDAPVEAPKPAAPKPAKVEETPSEEA, from the coding sequence ATGGACATTATCCTAAAAAAAGACGTAGAAAACTTAGGTCTTGAATTCGACACAGTAAGTGTAAAGCCTGGTTACGCTAGAAACTTCTTACTTCCTCAAGGTATTGCACTTTTAGCTACACCTAAAAACAAGGCAGCTCTTGAAGCTACTTTGGAAGCTAGAAAAGAAGAAGAAGCTAAATTAATCGCTACAGCTAACGCAGTAGTAGATCAATTGAAGAAAACTTCTATCACTATTCCTGCAAAAGTAGGTTCTGGTGACAAATTATTCGGATCTATCAACAATGCAGATCTTTCTGCTGCTCTTGCTAAAACTGGAGTTTCTGTTGACAAGAAATATATCAAAATCCCTGGAAACACTATTAAGAGAACAGGTAAAGTAACTGCAAACATCAGATTACACAGAAATGTTGAGTACAATTTCGAATTCGATATCGTATCTGACGCACCGGTAGAAGCTCCTAAACCAGCTGCTCCAAAACCAGCTAAAGTAGAAGAAACTCCTTCTGAAGAAGCTTAA
- a CDS encoding polyketide cyclase has translation MRFFKIIAVFIVLLIGAYAASMYYFVDESKDFKIEKEVDYPLEKVFLQFNNLQNFTRWNNFFTSSKSIDIDYYTPYQGEGSSISYVDPKNDTDGEMFIRYEKENRALRYQLFEDRNENPTVVEVKFKAVSPEKTNITWVVHTPKLSVLKRVENFWTEDRFAENIDKSMANLKNVLGNKVEKDNQMAAIKYDSLMVEKEEEKLLLGINVSTSNKKDALYRNIVMNYNKIYNYTTMDLGKKDDEFGFPILITDADNYKDKEVSYFLGIPLSKKFGVSDNNFSFRTQNPTQNYVMYYKGTYEGRIKAIQQLIQKAKKDEMRFNDIRQTFIERPMDDQDVNMKLSLSVFK, from the coding sequence ATGCGTTTTTTTAAGATCATAGCGGTATTTATTGTTTTGTTGATTGGGGCTTATGCGGCTTCCATGTATTATTTTGTGGATGAAAGCAAAGACTTTAAGATTGAAAAAGAGGTAGATTATCCTTTAGAAAAAGTCTTTCTGCAGTTTAATAATCTTCAGAATTTTACCCGTTGGAATAATTTCTTTACGAGTTCTAAATCTATTGATATTGATTATTACACACCTTACCAAGGAGAGGGGAGCTCTATCAGCTATGTAGATCCGAAAAATGATACAGACGGAGAAATGTTTATTCGCTACGAAAAAGAGAACAGAGCGTTGAGATATCAGCTTTTTGAGGATAGAAATGAAAACCCGACTGTAGTTGAGGTTAAATTTAAGGCTGTATCACCAGAAAAAACAAATATAACATGGGTTGTTCATACCCCGAAATTATCAGTATTAAAAAGAGTTGAGAACTTCTGGACAGAAGATCGATTTGCAGAAAATATTGATAAAAGTATGGCAAATCTTAAAAATGTTTTAGGAAATAAAGTCGAAAAAGATAACCAGATGGCTGCAATAAAATATGACAGCTTAATGGTAGAAAAAGAAGAAGAAAAACTTTTATTAGGAATAAATGTAAGTACTTCCAACAAAAAAGATGCGCTTTATAGAAATATCGTAATGAATTATAATAAAATTTATAATTATACAACGATGGATTTGGGTAAAAAAGATGATGAATTCGGATTTCCGATTTTAATTACGGATGCAGACAATTACAAGGATAAAGAAGTATCTTATTTTCTTGGTATTCCTTTATCTAAAAAGTTCGGAGTTAGCGATAACAACTTTAGTTTCAGGACACAAAATCCTACTCAAAATTATGTCATGTACTACAAAGGGACTTATGAAGGAAGAATAAAAGCTATACAACAATTAATCCAAAAAGCAAAGAAAGATGAGATGCGATTTAATGATATTCGTCAGACTTTCATTGAACGCCCAATGGATGACCAAGATGTGAATATGAAGCTCTCATTATCAGTATTTAAGTAA
- the odhB gene encoding 2-oxoglutarate dehydrogenase complex dihydrolipoyllysine-residue succinyltransferase, which produces MSVLEMKVPSPGESITEVEIATWLVKDGDYVEKDQPIAEVDSDKATLELPAEESGIITLKAEEGDVVQVGQVVCLIDMDAAKPAGGAAPAVAEAPKQEEAPKAAEPAKQEAPKPAAQPVAATQTYATGAPSPAAKKILDEKGIDASQVSGSGRDGRISKSDAELAAVPALGGNPISATGSRSTTTTKLSVLRRKIAQRLVSVKNETAMLTTFNEVDMSEIFRLRKQYKEEFAQKHGVGLGFMSFFTKAVTRALQMYPDVNASIDGDFKINYDFCDISIAVSGPKGLMVPVLRNAENMSFQSVEANIKDLAIKVRDGKITVDEMTGGTFTITNGGTFGSMMSTPIINPPQSAILGMHNIIQRPVAVDGQVVIRPMMYVAMSYDHRIIDGKESVGFLVAVKEAIDNPVAILMGGDERKGLGL; this is translated from the coding sequence ATGTCAGTTTTAGAAATGAAAGTTCCTTCACCGGGCGAATCAATAACAGAAGTTGAAATTGCAACTTGGCTTGTGAAAGATGGTGATTACGTAGAAAAAGATCAACCCATCGCTGAAGTAGATTCAGACAAAGCAACTCTTGAATTGCCAGCTGAAGAAAGTGGAATCATTACTTTAAAAGCAGAAGAAGGTGACGTTGTACAGGTAGGTCAGGTAGTTTGTTTAATTGATATGGATGCTGCAAAACCTGCGGGTGGTGCTGCACCAGCTGTTGCTGAAGCTCCAAAACAAGAGGAGGCTCCGAAAGCGGCTGAACCAGCTAAACAGGAAGCTCCAAAACCTGCTGCTCAACCGGTAGCTGCGACTCAAACGTATGCAACAGGTGCTCCGTCTCCTGCGGCTAAGAAAATTCTAGACGAAAAAGGTATTGATGCTTCTCAGGTTTCAGGTTCTGGAAGAGATGGAAGAATTTCTAAATCTGACGCTGAATTAGCTGCTGTTCCTGCATTGGGAGGAAATCCTATTTCTGCTACAGGTTCCAGATCTACAACAACAACTAAACTTTCAGTTCTTAGAAGAAAAATCGCTCAGAGATTAGTTTCTGTAAAGAATGAAACAGCGATGTTAACGACTTTCAATGAAGTTGACATGTCTGAAATTTTTAGACTGAGAAAACAATATAAAGAAGAATTTGCTCAAAAGCATGGAGTAGGACTTGGTTTCATGTCTTTCTTTACTAAAGCGGTTACAAGAGCATTACAGATGTATCCTGATGTGAATGCATCTATCGACGGAGATTTCAAAATTAACTATGATTTCTGCGATATTTCTATTGCCGTTTCAGGTCCTAAAGGATTGATGGTTCCTGTATTGAGAAATGCTGAAAATATGTCTTTCCAGAGTGTTGAAGCAAACATCAAAGATTTGGCGATTAAAGTAAGAGACGGAAAAATCACTGTTGACGAAATGACTGGTGGTACATTTACTATTACAAATGGTGGTACTTTCGGATCAATGATGTCTACACCGATTATCAACCCTCCTCAATCTGCAATTTTGGGTATGCACAATATTATCCAGAGACCTGTTGCTGTTGACGGACAAGTGGTGATTCGTCCGATGATGTATGTTGCAATGTCTTACGACCACAGAATTATTGATGGTAAAGAGTCTGTAGGGTTCCTTGTTGCGGTAAAAGAAGCAATTGACAATCCTGTTGCAATCTTAATGGGAGGAGACGAAAGAAAAGGTCTTGGTTTGTAA
- the apaG gene encoding Co2+/Mg2+ efflux protein ApaG translates to MTSNIKVSVIPEYDSKNSYPSENRYVFKYNITIENDGSFAIKVLKRKWLIFDVGFGFTEIIGDGVIGLTPEISINENFAYFSNVMLRSGVGNMSGKYLVKNMETEENFEIDIPKFNLLSEILSN, encoded by the coding sequence ATGACCTCAAATATCAAAGTTTCAGTAATTCCTGAATATGATAGTAAAAACAGTTATCCTTCTGAAAACAGATACGTTTTCAAATACAATATAACGATCGAAAACGACGGAAGTTTTGCCATAAAAGTTCTTAAAAGAAAATGGCTGATCTTCGATGTTGGTTTTGGATTCACAGAAATAATTGGTGACGGAGTGATCGGCTTAACACCAGAGATTTCTATCAATGAAAATTTTGCGTATTTTTCTAATGTAATGCTTCGTTCAGGAGTAGGAAATATGAGTGGTAAATACCTCGTTAAAAATATGGAAACTGAAGAAAATTTTGAAATAGATATTCCGAAATTCAATCTGCTGTCAGAAATTTTAAGCAATTAA